The following proteins are co-located in the Vigna unguiculata cultivar IT97K-499-35 chromosome 9, ASM411807v1, whole genome shotgun sequence genome:
- the LOC114196105 gene encoding uncharacterized protein LOC114196105, producing MRKGKEQKQNKLVWIITTPFRVLGKARDAYVRSITQCGHNMNYSNPVDAAGRFEALPRSYSVATSRSDNEDFAELMRAASARTLGNRIDVDLVLKQQAQAQAQARPLSSNGLPKSTSVGMGRIDEDTPYDLSEGDVGTLPKSYPRSRSYAVAKTSGVL from the coding sequence ATGAGAAAGGGCAAGGAGCAGAAGCAGAACAAGTTGGTGTGGATCATAACCACGCCTTTCAGAGTCTTGGGCAAAGCGAGGGATGCTTACGTCAGAAGCATAACACAGTGTGGTCACAACATGAACTACAGCAACCCCGTCGATGCTGCTGGCAGATTCGAGGCTCTCCCCAGAAGCTACAGTGTTGCCACGTCACGCTCCGACAACGAGGATTTCGCGGAGCTTATGAGAGCGGCTTCTGCCAGAACCTTGGGCAACAGAATCGACGTCGATTTGGTTCTGAAACAGCAGGCCCAGGCCCAGGCCCAAGCCCGGCCCCTTTCCTCTAATGGGCTTCCGAAGTCCACGAGCGTTGGCATGGGCCGGATCGACGAGGACACGCCTTATGATTTGTCTGAAGGAGATGTTGGCACCCTTCCCAAATCGTATCCCAGAAGTAGAAGCTACGCTGTTGCAAAAACAAGTGGTGTACTGTGA